Below is a genomic region from Cyprinus carpio isolate SPL01 chromosome B6, ASM1834038v1, whole genome shotgun sequence.
tccatgttgaCCAACCTGCCATTTTTTGTAGCCCTTCTGAAAACATGATGTATGCGATGAATGATGGGATACTCAATTTCCTCCCGCTTAAAATCGTAACCAATTCTCTGTACACACAACAGTACAGTTCAGGTTGCATATAGCCTATGTACTTTGACCATAACACAATGCCACGATTTCCTAATATAGCCTACAAATGAATGAACCAAAGCTCTACTCACCGCTCTCCTCTTCTTGATAAGCTCTAGGACGTTTATTTCATACTGATGaaaatcagaaacaaaaacatcCAATTAAATGTCACATATCAAGTTATTTGGACCTTGCAGCTGATTAGAAAGCTCAATCCCAACCTATCATGTTCCATGTAACCAATAtatatactgatgatttttgtgcaagacaaaaatataaacagcTTTTTGTCAATGCAGacctgtatgtatgtaatgaAATCTGTTCGGTGCAGCTTGTATTCAAGAGCAGTAGATCTTTTCAACATAGACCTGAAACCAAGTCTTAATTGAGGAATCTGTTTGTTTCAGAGTAGAACCACTTGTTTctatttgttgtgtttgtgtgtgcactgtgACACTCACTTGACTTCTTTATTGGTAAACAAACCGTCTCTTTCCAACTGTTCAAGCGCTGGTATTCTGTCCTCTATTCGTTGTTGCACAATGTCAGCCATTTCTAAGGGTTGTGAGGTAAATCTTCAGATAAATGTGTAACATACTCATAGTTTTAGTAGAATAACAAAACCTGAGTTGCTTCACATCCCTACACACGGGTGGTGTGGTCGGGAAGTTGTCATGTGCTCTACATCCGGTTGCTCATCAGAAAATATCTCCGATGGGAATTCTGCACTCGATTGATGGATCCTTGATATTTATTGCTATAGTTTAAACCTGTTTGTTTTAGCGAAATATCATAATTTAGAGCATTAACAATTAGACAAGCTTTCCTGAATTGCGAAACTTTGTGGAGTGGCTAGGGGTAACGGttttaaacagttttcactcTATCGTTCGTTTGAAATGTAGACCACACAAATGTAATTTCGggtacatttttttcattagtatttttatttgaaattatgatTTACAATAGATAAGTGAATAAACGGAGCTCGCAATGTGTGCTATTATTCCCCGCGTTCTCTCTTTTCCCAGAACCAAAACATTCTTGGCGGCAATTTGTCTCCTCTACCAATCTTAATCTCGCGTCTATCAAGGTGAGTCAAGCCAATAGAAAACCTCGACGTCAACAGACGACGTCTCCGATTGGCTGCCACATTGTCATGGGCGGGTTCTCACTGCACTTTCCTCAAGGGCTCGGGCGATACAGTACTACCGATATCCATCACTTGGTAGGATTTTCCCATCCAAAGTAAATGCAATTTCGGTCGCAAATAACAGATATTTAATAAACCAAGACGTTTATTTAATCCGGTACGTGAACGGCTGCCTGTATGGATGGATAACCCGGTGCCGTCTAACTGTGTTTTTGTCGCTGTGAAGGACCGCAAACTAACGTGCTAATTTTCATCTGTTGAGGATCAGTGACCAGACTGAGTACAGACATCAAGAACCTATTCACAACTCATATGATTTATTCATATGAGTCATATTAAAACATGTACTAGTCACAGAGACTGGTGACCACCAATATCTGATGTTTAGGTGATGGTAGAGGGCTGGTTAAAGGAGCGAGGGcagctgtctgtcattaatgtgcAGATATTTATTTCGCCTGGTGTTGTTTTGGTGTAAAGTTTTGGGTAGTTGTTAGTTTATGATGGCTCCTCAGAAATACTCTGCTCAGGTGATGAACTGTAAAGCCAACGGTGCTGTATACCCCTCCTCTGGCGTGAGCTCCATAAAGAAGCCCAAGATGGAGCAGCTGCAGGCCGACCATGAGCTCTTCCTGCAGGCCTTTGAAAGTGAGTATATCTGACTTAATTTAGCACACCTTAGTAAAACTATTATCTGTATCCTTTGGCCTTTGGGAAAATATATTAACACACTCACATCTGTCACAATTCTTTGTCATGACAAAGTTCTCTGGTCTGCTATTACTGCAGTTAGTTATGTGCAGTTAGTCCTTGGATTTAACTTTGTAATATCTTGTAacgtagctgtttttttttttttaacatgatgctGTTTTTCATTACTATCACTAAATGATAACTCATTTTGCAGACAGTTACTTAAAACTGTCTAGTTTTTTGTACATGAAGGGGTTTAAAAGCAACAGACAAAAGTTGTTTTCACTTTGAAACTTTAAaatagtatgtttttgttttgatcgttttcttttgttttgttaatttgttactTCTGCATTTTCTCTTCAGAGCCTACTCAAATATACAGATTCCTAAGAACAAGGAACCTAATAGCTGTATGTATACCTTTTATAGATGAATGAATAGGCTTAACGCTGAATTTATATTAACGTCAGGTCTGTTTGTacttggttttagtttttttttcttgctctttcaCAGCCAATATTACTTCATAGGACCCTCAACTTTATGTCTCATAGAAACTCACGAACAAATGCCAAAAGGTAGGTCTCCTCTATGTTCTAATAATTATCTTAAAATCTGCTTTTTAGGGCTGTAAAATGATTGATCACATTCAAAGTAAAAggttgtttacatactatatgtgtgtgtactgtgtatatttattatgtatatacaaataaatacacgtgtgtgtgtgtgtatatattaaggaaaaatgtgatagattaatatataaacattttatttttatatataatataaattatatacaagtataaattatatacaagtataaatatatatacatacaaatattttttttaatatatacatatgtgtatttatatatacataataaatatacacagtacacacacatatagtatgtaaacataaacttttattttgaatgtgattaattgttttgcagccctactgctttgctttgcttacagcatttttattgaataaactGACCTTTTCCTTCAGGAAAACATTTAAAGTTGATGATTTGCTGTCTAATGTGGAGAGAATGAAAGGGGAGCCCGAGTCTCAAAGGTACTGGTCTTCTACAGATGTTTTTCATGCTGTGTTCTTACACAGCTATGAGCCTAAAggttggaatacactacacaactgtTAACATCTTAACAATAGGCATCATAGGCTTGCTGACTTTGTGAAAACTGGGCTTTATACATTAAACATACTGAGGATCATGCACAAACAGACTTTCAAGTTGTCCCCGAGTCCTGACACAACAAACTGATGCAGAAACGTGCACCTTGTTGCTAGGAGAGACACAACGAATAAAAGCAATACTGTCATAAAATCGGCTCAAAATATCAACATGTCTGAGATCCTCTGACTGATTCAAGTCATAGTCTAAAGCTCAAAAATCTGTGTCCATTATATATTATGCAACTTTCTGTGCAATCTGTCAACTCCAACTGCCCAAAATTTGCAGAGTGGTTCTGATTTTTGACAACTAGTGTTGACTCTTCCAGTCAGCAGAGTGGGGTAAAAATCTGGCCAAAAGTTGTGTAATCTATTGAATCGCTAGATAGAGATGGTATTGGTCTGCTGTTTTCAGATAGACTGTGTTTCAGAGTGACTGAGTGGTTTTCGTTGGTGTTACAGGAGAATGTGATAGGATCATTTGGTTCCAAATGGTGatttttagttatgttttatttgtgatttcaGTTTGACTTCACATCTGCAACTGACATTCACtggattttttcacaaaaatggtGAGTCTAAATTTGCCTTAAGTGTACCAATCTGTATGAATTATCATATTAATGTACAACCATCATTTTCGGGTTCTGATATAATTTTGTTCTTTAACCAGATAAGCCATGCCAAAACTCAGAAAATGATCAAAACTCAGTTTCACTCGAGGTGCTACTTGTCAAAGTCTGTCACAAAAAGCGTAAGGTGAGTTTCtctttcatgttattttatatgaatGATTTTGGGTTTGGAGGGACTTGTGGGTAAGTAAATGTCCAtgtttgggtgagctatcccatAAAACatataagtgaataaaataattaaaatatgctgCTGTAAAGATCTCATTCTTTTTGTTATGATGGTCATTTTGCTCCCTTAGGATGTCAGCTGCCCTATAAAGCAAGTGCCTACGGGGAAAAAGCAGGTGCCTTTGAACCCGGATCTCAGCCAAACCAAGTCTGGTGCCTTCCCTTCCCTGCTGGTGTCCAGCAATGAGTTTGAGCCAAGTAACAGTCACATGGTCAAATCCTATTCTCTTCTCTTCAGGGTGTCTCATACAGGCAAAAGAGACCCCAACGGTTTCATCAACTGTGAGACAGATGAGAATATTGGTGAGTGCACAGTGTGTGTGACATCTGTAAAAAACAAAGTGTTGAATGCTGTGTAAAGGCTCTGCAGACTTCTTCCGCATTTGTTTCAAGGCTTTCGTGTGTTAGGTTAAAGagagttcactcagaaatgaaaatggtgtttttcaaaacctgtgtgactttcttctgtggaacagaaaagaagatattttggtccatacaatgaaagtcagtggggtcccaCTGACTTTGATTTATGAGCACAAAAACGGTTCTTTAAaatattgtgttccacagaataaagaacgTCCTGCAGGTTGGAACAACGTGGGTGATAAAGTGAAGACAGCATTTTAATTTgggggtgaactagccctttaataTCTATATATCAAGGAGAAAGATGACAGTATCATGTTTTTTCAGAAAATCTGATGGTCAGTGACTGACTGAAATCGAACCTTTTCTGTCGTCTGTCCATGATGATGTGAAGAGCAATTAAAGTCAGCACCctacattttcaaatatagtCAATACAGTTAATTGAGCACTGCCTTCTGCAGTTATTGTAGCCTCAGCCTCACAGATGCTAGATGGAACAAAACAGTCCTGATGCTTTTATTTGTAGATGTAAAAGAGGAACTCCCATCCAGAAAGAAGAGAAACTCATCCCACAGAGGTGACGGAGAGATCCCAGAAACATTTGTTGCTCAGATgactgtttttgataaaaataggTTAGTACTAGCGTTTTCAAAAGGCTTCATTTTACTTAGAACTGCTAGAAAATTCCCAGTATTTTCTAAACTGCCCAGTAAAGCTGTATAATGATTGTCCTTCAGACGGCTGCAGCTGCTGGATGGAGAGTATGAGGTTTCCATGCAACAGATTGAAGACTGTCCAGTCAGCAAGAAGAGGGCCACATGGGAGACCATACTGGATGGAAAGGTTGGTTTTGTCTGGAGGAATTAAGCTGCTAGTTTTCCCGTTGAGCATTTAAAGTTCTAAACAAAACCAGTTGGGTGTTGCTTGGCAGTcaaatatagtaatttttttatgaaaaatatctagctttcaaaaataaagctttatttcccaAATTGTAGTAGTTGTATGATTTCTTTCAGTCACAGTTGTAGATTGCAACTGTTGATTCTTGTATTTTGAAGGTTGCCCCCGTTTGAGACCTTCTCTCAGGGACCCACTTTGCAGTTCACCCTTCGCTGGACAGGTGACTCCAGTGACCCTCCAATGGCCCCTGTGGCCAAACCTCTCTCCACCCGCAGTTCTGACACCAGCACCACAGAGAGCAGACCCAGCACTCTCCGAACTGCACTTGTTGGTAAGGAAGCAAACTAGCATCTGATCTTGTTTAAGTTTGTTATCAGTCATGGCCTGCTTTGTCTGTTTAGTTTTTAAAAGGTTTCTTGTTCAATAATATCTGATCAAAGCTTTTTTGTGATGGACCTGTAAAGGTGAATATAggtgtttaacattttattctctCAGTGGCGAAGGATTCAGTAAGTACCAGCATGCAGACCAGGAGAGAGCAGTCCCCCTGTGAACCCAGACAAAAACTACGCATCTTTTATCAGGTAGAAATTATGAACTCTTTATTGTAGTACATTTATGTATATTGCACTGTTCAAAGTagggttggtttttttttgatttttgtcttttagaTGATGGGTAGGTTTTGAAATTGATTTGTTTGAGTATTTGGGAGGGGTGTGGCATGTTGGTTATGGAGATGAATGAAAATATCTgaagattattataaaaaaaatatatataatgttatcgTTTTCTTTGCTCGCGTCTACACTGCGTCgcgtctacactggatgcagcagCTGTACAGAGATacccatttttaaatgaatttagtgGCAGAGCTACTGCAAACGATTTttcagtgctggaaatccatttatcctttgttGAAACTTTTGGGTCATCGTGGAGAGTGCAGGTCATGGTGCTTAGCAATGGCAGACGCCACGAAAGCGCAAGCTCCcgaatgcttttgaaagaagaagaaagcatTTTTTAGCCGCGACATGTGAATGGCCCCAAAAGTCTTTCTACACTGTATGCGACAAAGCGACCTTTGCAAATCTTTTGAACTAGTGTTGCAGCGGATCATAGATGCTCCGTGATCTGTAAGGATCAGACTGCACTGTGCAAAATAACGAATGTGATTTGCGGATTAACCATTAattttaaccatcatagagtttaagtttatcatttgcacaaGTTTTGTCTTGGCAgtttacacacaaacattttCTGTGCGCTCAGCCGCTGCCACACACACCGACGCGTGCACTCAGAGAGAGACACCGCGTGAACAGCAAATTGATTCctttttcacatacacacaaaaagttatgttaaaataccTGTTTTGGCAAGTATTCTagtaaacacagttggttatgtcttaagtgaacgtaaacagctgAGGAGAAAAACTGGATGTGTGTCAGTATTAGGTCCGTGCAtttggtcttaaagagacagcagcagataactagctgaaataagtttctgtctgctaatcaaataacaccacagctttaacaaagattaatctgtattattttacacttaattattaaatttctgcACCTGAATGCTACTGTTACTGACTTTAATTTGTAACTGTGTTTTCTTGTATTCATCTATGCttgaaattttgtaattttattagttaAGCTAGTAGCTTTTGCTGTGGTATAGAAGTACTTAAAGTAAgctttttctaatttaatttcttttgctGATCAGAGAAATGATCCGATCCGTGACTCAAAATCCATAATATGAACCAAACTGTGAGTTTTGTGATCCGTTGCACCACtaatttgaactttgtgtcagtatgtcataaGTAGAACGAgacatcagtttactgtcgggatGTAGACACGGAGAGAGCCATGCAGATGCACATGAACACcgaattctgatgtttttttgttttcaaatagagctattcaagtcatctggtgttttctttttttttattttcatatcacaatatatatagcagaaaaacaaaatatcgcAATATGAGTCCTAGCTTCCACCGTGATGTGCTTTCATAACAGCGCACTGAAACATGGGCAAGGAAAATTTACTATAGGCTAGATTTCTATAAAGTTCTCGTTATAATGCTCTTTATGGCAAATTTGTgctatattttcatttacattatcaaGCCATATGAGGTAGGCtatgaaaacaatttaatttaagtatGCCCACTGTTGaacaaatatgatgaaaaaagcactgctgcattattataacaaaaaaaataaacatctaaaagCAATATGACCGTCTCAAATATCTCTGTTATTATTTGGCATTGCATttgaatacatataaaatattggtcaCTTTCTAAACAATAAAAGTATAGTGCATCCactagtaattatatataattaaattggtTTTTACCTATGAAAATATGTTAGAAACGATACATCGTGATACAAACGCCAACTTATATCCGATGCACACTTTTTAAACCGATGCATTGCATTAACTTTTTATACCGATGCACCGAGCTAATCTGTGAATCTTCCCATCCCTAATTTGGactagggctgtgtatcaccagcaaagCCACGATACGATGCGTATCCCGATACAGAGGCCACAATACGAAACGTATCACGATACAGAactgcactgaatttcacctCAGCAGGATTTAGTAAAACAACACTGCATACTATAGGCTCATGGCTAGCTATAGGCAGAATAGGCAGTTGACCTGCATTATAaagggcctccataactgtaccacagtacaaTATAGATAATGGCATATGTTTAATGTAACATTGGATACTCCTCACTAGGTAtaatattctgattgtttgcatcttgtttttaagcccataaataataatgtacttgTTCTAATAAATTCATATTGTAATGTACTCCTATAAATATGTTGCTGGTAGGTTATCATTGCAGAAATTAAATGCACACTCtacatttaaaagacaaaaattagCAGAGTTCTAAACTAATGCGCTGTCTTCACTGAATCTCATGCACATATGTCAGTAACTCAAACCGATCACGCTGCGCGCACACATTCAGCAACACAAACTTTTTAGTGTTGCCCTGCaatcttataaataaaatagcttAATCGCTCAagagctacattatctttctTAACAAGGAGCTGGTAATATCATTGTTTCTAAAGCAATTAAagccacagcttcactgttaatagaAAAACGCACCAAAACGGTggtaattcatacatacacagcctctctctctctctctctctctctctctctctctctctctctctctctctctctctctcataaatgAACACTTGATGAATTACACTTTTCTGAGAATTGAATATCGAAGTGGAGATCGCTGAACTGGAAGTTTACCAGTATTTTCAGAAAGCAAGCACATTTATCCACAGTGTAGAGAGCGCACGCACACgtggttgccaggttgacaaagaTAAATAGCACTCGGCTCGGCACAGCTCAGTATGGTACGGCATGGCTCGGcacggtttgcatttccactgcagtttagtatcgctttagagtgggcgggattatttcacatgtcattatagttgcgctgcctctactgccacgactcctaaaaaactttttcattcagcatcgccccatcaagctctctctggttccgctcctctgctatcaccGAGCAGAACGTCTGAACTTCCGCaatagacaacaaaactttttggttgttaaaaaaaggtgcgctcgttca
It encodes:
- the LOC109092321 gene encoding polycomb protein suz12-B isoform X1 — its product is MMAPQKYSAQVMNCKANGAVYPSSGVSSIKKPKMEQLQADHELFLQAFEKPTQIYRFLRTRNLIAPILLHRTLNFMSHRNSRTNAKRKTFKVDDLLSNVERMKGEPESQSLTSHLQLTFTGFFHKNDKPCQNSENDQNSVSLEVLLVKVCHKKRKDVSCPIKQVPTGKKQVPLNPDLSQTKSGAFPSLLVSSNEFEPSNSHMVKSYSLLFRVSHTGKRDPNGFINCETDENIDVKEELPSRKKRNSSHRGDGEIPETFVAQMTVFDKNRRLQLLDGEYEVSMQQIEDCPVSKKRATWETILDGKRLPPFETFSQGPTLQFTLRWTGDSSDPPMAPVAKPLSTRSSDTSTTESRPSTLRTALVVAKDSVSTSMQTRREQSPCEPRQKLRIFYQFLYNNNTRQQTEARDDLHCPWCTLNCRKLYSLLKHLKLSHSRFIFNYVPHPKGARIDVSINECYDGSYVGNPQDIHSQPGFAFSRNGPVKRTAVTHILVCRPKRFKPSLSEFLESEDGEPEQQRTYVSGHNRLYFHSDSCMPLRPQEMEVDSEDERDPEWLREKTTTQIEEFTDVNEGEKEVMKLWNLHVMKNGFISDNQMTQASMLFVENCGPYIIRRNLCRNFLLHLVNLHDFNLVTTATIDRAMVRMKEIEESLPELEEGQDSSDATCNGHAVSSGVSLHGKRTKSGVSD
- the LOC109092321 gene encoding polycomb protein suz12-B isoform X2, with translation MMAPQKYSAQVMNCKANGAVYPSSGVSSIKKPKMEQLQADHELFLQAFEKPTQIYRFLRTRNLIAPILLHRTLNFMSHRNSRTNAKRKTFKVDDLLSNVERMKGEPESQSLTSHLQLTFTGFFHKNDKPCQNSENDQNSVSLEVLLVKVCHKKRKDVSCPIKQVPTGKKQVPLNPDLSQTKSGAFPSLLVSSNEFEPSNSHMVKSYSLLFRVSHTGKRDPNGFINCETDENIDVKEELPSRKKRNSSHRGDGEIPETFVAQMTVFDKNRRLQLLDGEYEVSMQQIEDCPVSKKRATWETILDGKRLPPFETFSQGPTLQFTLRWTGDSSDPPMAPVAKPLSTRSSDTSTTESRPSTLRTALVVAKDSVSTSMQTRREQSPCEPRQKLRIFYQPHPKGARIDVSINECYDGSYVGNPQDIHSQPGFAFSRNGPVKRTAVTHILVCRPKRFKPSLSEFLESEDGEPEQQRTYVSGHNRLYFHSDSCMPLRPQEMEVDSEDERDPEWLREKTTTQIEEFTDVNEGEKEVMKLWNLHVMKNGFISDNQMTQASMLFVENCGPYIIRRNLCRNFLLHLVNLHDFNLVTTATIDRAMVRMKEIEESLPELEEGQDSSDATCNGHAVSSGVSLHGKRTKSGVSD